GCTGGTTGGCGTCATTGGTCAGGAACTGACCCAGTTTGACGGCGGCATCAGCGTGTTTCGAGCCTTGCGGCACCGACCAGAAGAACAGATAGCCACCAAACGGGGTATCGCCTTTGGACAGCGGGAAAGAAGTGGTCACGGTCTGGGCGTAGACCGGTTTGGCATCGGTTTGCGTGCGTTTGAGCGCTTGCGGCGACGTGGTCATCATGGCGATCTTGCCAGAGTCATAGGCCGCAATTTCTTGCTCGAACTCCATCTTGAACACGTCTTTGGGGATGGCGCCGTCTTTCCAGGCCTGGGCAAAACGCTCAACAAACTTCACGTGTTCCGGGCTGTTGAACACCGCCTTGCCATTCTGGATGACCGGCAAACCCTGGTACATGAACCAGCTGGAGAATTCCTGAACCTTGGGGGCAAAACCGGCCACACCGGTTTTGTCCTTGATCTGCCTGGCGTAGGCAAAAAGCTCATCAAGCGACTTGGGCGCAGCCTTCAGCCCGGCCTTGTCGAAAATGCCCTTGTTGTAGGCAATGATGGAGACCGAGTTGTACCACGGCAGACCATAGATCTTGCCGTTGTAGGTGACGTCCTTGAGGGCGGCATCGGTATACATGCCCTTGAAGCCG
This is a stretch of genomic DNA from Silvimonas iriomotensis. It encodes these proteins:
- a CDS encoding ABC transporter substrate-binding protein, encoding MKFRQSVLTLVAASCAFVSLSAVAADKTKVEFWSNSLSPKFDAVMKDLTARFNAANPDIQAVWVDVDWDAFQPRFIAAVAAGNAPDLINLPVPWAAEYAQKGLLLPLENKITGFKGMYTDAALKDVTYNGKIYGLPWYNSVSIIAYNKGIFDKAGLKAAPKSLDELFAYARQIKDKTGVAGFAPKVQEFSSWFMYQGLPVIQNGKAVFNSPEHVKFVERFAQAWKDGAIPKDVFKMEFEQEIAAYDSGKIAMMTTSPQALKRTQTDAKPVYAQTVTTSFPLSKGDTPFGGYLFFWSVPQGSKHADAAVKLGQFLTNDANQLAFSKATETTFPSTRKAVSDAYFQSGANSADPIEHGRAVAAQAIGQARTLTVTGLPDEAAMNKKLQDELEEAISGRKPVKQALDEAVAFWNSKLGAK